Proteins from a single region of Ziziphus jujuba cultivar Dongzao chromosome 1, ASM3175591v1:
- the LOC107433822 gene encoding nicotinamide/nicotinic acid mononucleotide adenylyltransferase isoform X2, with the protein MDIQLPLSKLALDLIDHQTENKTYVVLLATGSFNPPTFMHLRMFELARDALNSEGFCVIGGYMSPVNDAYQKQGLISAEHRIELCHRACKSSEFVMVDPWEARQNTYQRTLTVLSRVKSSLESLKVVLVCGSDLLQSFATPGVWIPEQIRTICSEYGLVCIRREGQDVEKIISNDEILNENRGNIRVVDELIPNRVSSTRVRHCISKGLSIKYLTADEVIDYIRKQNLYTGTQRK; encoded by the exons ATGGATATCCAATTGCCGCTTAGTAAATTAGCTCTGGATTTAATTGATCACCAAACGGA GAACAAGACATATGTAGTTCTATTAGCAACTGGAAGTTTCAATCCTCCAACTTTTATGCATTTACGCATGTTCG AGCTGGCAAGGGATGCCCTGAACTCAGAAGGCTTCTGTGTAATTGGTGGTTACATGTCACCTGTTAATGATGCATACCAAAAGCAA GGCCTTATATCTGCAGAACACCGCATAGAGTTGTGTCATCGAGCCTGCAAAAGTTCTGAATTTGTAATGGTCGATCCATGGGag GCAAGACAAAATACCTACCAACGCACTTTAACTGTTTTGTCTAGAGTGAAGAGTTCCTTAG AATCTCTGAAAGTTGTGCTTGTCTGTGGTTCTGATCTTCTCCAATCATTCGCTACTCCTGGAGTTTGGATTCCTGAGCAG atCAGAACGATATGCAGTGAGTATGGTTTGGTTTGCATTCGAAGGGAAGGACAAGATGTTGAGAAAATAATCTCAAATGACGAAATATTGAATGAGAACAGG GGAAACATAAGAGTTGTGGATGAACTCATACCGAACCGGGTAAGCTCGACAAGAGTAAG GCATTGCATCTCAAAAGGGTTGTCAATAAAGTATCTGACTGCAGATGAAGTGATCGATTATATTAGAAAACAGAATCTGTACACTGGAACTcaaagaaaatga
- the LOC107433822 gene encoding nicotinamide/nicotinic acid mononucleotide adenylyltransferase isoform X1 — translation MDIQLPLSKLALDLIDHQTENKTYVVLLATGSFNPPTFMHLRMFELARDALNSEGFCVIGGYMSPVNDAYQKQGLISAEHRIELCHRACKSSEFVMVDPWEARQNTYQRTLTVLSRVKSSLGEGGVIPKESLKVVLVCGSDLLQSFATPGVWIPEQIRTICSEYGLVCIRREGQDVEKIISNDEILNENRGNIRVVDELIPNRVSSTRVRHCISKGLSIKYLTADEVIDYIRKQNLYTGTQRK, via the exons ATGGATATCCAATTGCCGCTTAGTAAATTAGCTCTGGATTTAATTGATCACCAAACGGA GAACAAGACATATGTAGTTCTATTAGCAACTGGAAGTTTCAATCCTCCAACTTTTATGCATTTACGCATGTTCG AGCTGGCAAGGGATGCCCTGAACTCAGAAGGCTTCTGTGTAATTGGTGGTTACATGTCACCTGTTAATGATGCATACCAAAAGCAA GGCCTTATATCTGCAGAACACCGCATAGAGTTGTGTCATCGAGCCTGCAAAAGTTCTGAATTTGTAATGGTCGATCCATGGGag GCAAGACAAAATACCTACCAACGCACTTTAACTGTTTTGTCTAGAGTGAAGAGTTCCTTAGGTGAGGGAGGGGTGATACCCAAAG AATCTCTGAAAGTTGTGCTTGTCTGTGGTTCTGATCTTCTCCAATCATTCGCTACTCCTGGAGTTTGGATTCCTGAGCAG atCAGAACGATATGCAGTGAGTATGGTTTGGTTTGCATTCGAAGGGAAGGACAAGATGTTGAGAAAATAATCTCAAATGACGAAATATTGAATGAGAACAGG GGAAACATAAGAGTTGTGGATGAACTCATACCGAACCGGGTAAGCTCGACAAGAGTAAG GCATTGCATCTCAAAAGGGTTGTCAATAAAGTATCTGACTGCAGATGAAGTGATCGATTATATTAGAAAACAGAATCTGTACACTGGAACTcaaagaaaatga
- the LOC107433598 gene encoding NAD-dependent protein deacetylase SRT1 isoform X2 translates to MCLSVILSPLSLNKVERLAMLLKKSKHLVVFTGAGISTSCGIPDFRGPKGIWTLQREGKALPEASLPFHRAMPSLTHMALVELERAGILKFVISQNVDGLHLRSGIPREKLAELHGNSFMETCSSCGIEYLRDFEVETIGLKETSRRCSDNKCGARLKDTVLDWEDALPKKEMNLAEKHCRMADVVLCLGTSLQITPACNLPLKSLRGGGKIVIVNLQKTPKDKKASLVIHGLVDKVILGAMDVLNMQIPPFVRIDLFQIILTEALSIDKKYVNWTLRVASVHGQKAPLPFIKSVEVSFLDSQDYKAAILDKEPFQLKRRTLQTKSFEMVLKFNFSDGCGCSSTEINIPIDFQVPADCFRLDRDAIFQKLRETAIQDSCCGQNAVIEKKTILSPNSEVTVYAIITNIVRYNKTSKSTEADSLSNGDVKRRIDRENGTETSRKRSKGRKRKSKF, encoded by the exons ATGTGTTTGAGTGTAATTCTTTCTCCGCTTAGTTTAAACAAG GTTGAACGTCTTGCCATGTTGTTAAAGAAG AGTAAGCATCTAGTAGTGTTTACAGGTGCAGGAATATCAACTTCTTGTGGTATACCAGATTTTCGAGGTCCAAAGGGAATATGGACACTTCAG CGTGAAGGTAAGGCCTTGCCTGAAGCATCACTGCCATTTCATCGTGCAATGCCAAGCTTGACTCACATGGCTTTGGTTGAACTGGAGAGGGCTGGTATACTGAAGTTTGTTATTAGCCAG AATGTTGATGGCCTCCATCTTCGGTCTGGAATACCAAGGGAGAAACTTGCTGAGTTACATGGGAACTCCTTCATGGAAACCTGCTCTTCTTGTGGGATCGA GTATTTGCGGGATTTTGAAGTGGAAACTATAGGATTGAAGGAGACCTCAAGACGCTGTTCTGATAATAAATGTGGGGCGAGACTTAAGGATACTGTTCTTGACTGGGAG GATGCATTGCCTAAAAAGGAGATGAATCTGGCTGAGAAGCACTGCAGGATGGCTGATGTTGTCTTATGTTTGGGGACAAG TTTGCAGATCACCCCGGCATGCAACCTGCCTCTGAAATCACTTCGTGGTGGGGGAAAGATTGTAATTGTTAACCTTCAG AAAACTCCAAAGGACAAGAAAGCAAGTTTGGTGATCCATGGGCTTGTAGATAAG GTTATTTTAGGTGCAATGGACGTGCTTAATATGCAGATCCCTCCATTTGTCAGGATTGATCTTTTTCAGATCATTCTAACTGAAGCCTTGAGTATAG ATAAGAAGTACGTGAACTGGACCCTCCGGGTTGCAAGTGTACATGGACAGAAAGCTCCATTGCCATTCATTAAATCCGTTGAG GTCTCCTTCTTAGACTCACAAGACTATAAAGCTGCCATTCTAGATAAAGAACCATTTCAATTGAAAAG GAGAACCTTACAAACGAAATCATTTGAAATGGTTTTGAAATTCAACTTCAGCGATGGGTGTGGTTGCTCAAGCACAGAAATTAATATCCCTATTGATTTTCAG GTTCCAGCAGATTGTTTTAGACTTGATAGGGATGCCATATTTCAAAAGCTCAGAGAGACGGCGATTCAAGATTCATGCTGTGGGCAGAATGCAGTTATTGAGAAAAAGACCATCTTGTCTCCAAATAGCGAGGTTACTGTCTATGCCATTATAACCAACATTGTTCGGTATAACAAGACCTCTAAATCCACCGAGGCTGATTCTCTGAGCAACGGGGATGTTAAAAGGCGAATAGACAGAGAAAATGGTACAGAAACATCAAGAAAGAGATCGAAAGGGCGCAAGCGTAAATCCAAATTTTAA
- the LOC107433822 gene encoding nicotinamide/nicotinic acid mononucleotide adenylyltransferase isoform X3 — translation MHLRMFELARDALNSEGFCVIGGYMSPVNDAYQKQGLISAEHRIELCHRACKSSEFVMVDPWEARQNTYQRTLTVLSRVKSSLGEGGVIPKESLKVVLVCGSDLLQSFATPGVWIPEQIRTICSEYGLVCIRREGQDVEKIISNDEILNENRGNIRVVDELIPNRVSSTRVRHCISKGLSIKYLTADEVIDYIRKQNLYTGTQRK, via the exons ATGCATTTACGCATGTTCG AGCTGGCAAGGGATGCCCTGAACTCAGAAGGCTTCTGTGTAATTGGTGGTTACATGTCACCTGTTAATGATGCATACCAAAAGCAA GGCCTTATATCTGCAGAACACCGCATAGAGTTGTGTCATCGAGCCTGCAAAAGTTCTGAATTTGTAATGGTCGATCCATGGGag GCAAGACAAAATACCTACCAACGCACTTTAACTGTTTTGTCTAGAGTGAAGAGTTCCTTAGGTGAGGGAGGGGTGATACCCAAAG AATCTCTGAAAGTTGTGCTTGTCTGTGGTTCTGATCTTCTCCAATCATTCGCTACTCCTGGAGTTTGGATTCCTGAGCAG atCAGAACGATATGCAGTGAGTATGGTTTGGTTTGCATTCGAAGGGAAGGACAAGATGTTGAGAAAATAATCTCAAATGACGAAATATTGAATGAGAACAGG GGAAACATAAGAGTTGTGGATGAACTCATACCGAACCGGGTAAGCTCGACAAGAGTAAG GCATTGCATCTCAAAAGGGTTGTCAATAAAGTATCTGACTGCAGATGAAGTGATCGATTATATTAGAAAACAGAATCTGTACACTGGAACTcaaagaaaatga
- the LOC107433598 gene encoding NAD-dependent protein deacetylase SRT1 isoform X1, translating into MSLGYAEKLSYIEDVGKVGMTEYFDPPHVLQEKVERLAMLLKKSKHLVVFTGAGISTSCGIPDFRGPKGIWTLQREGKALPEASLPFHRAMPSLTHMALVELERAGILKFVISQNVDGLHLRSGIPREKLAELHGNSFMETCSSCGIEYLRDFEVETIGLKETSRRCSDNKCGARLKDTVLDWEDALPKKEMNLAEKHCRMADVVLCLGTSLQITPACNLPLKSLRGGGKIVIVNLQKTPKDKKASLVIHGLVDKVILGAMDVLNMQIPPFVRIDLFQIILTEALSIDKKYVNWTLRVASVHGQKAPLPFIKSVEVSFLDSQDYKAAILDKEPFQLKRRTLQTKSFEMVLKFNFSDGCGCSSTEINIPIDFQVPADCFRLDRDAIFQKLRETAIQDSCCGQNAVIEKKTILSPNSEVTVYAIITNIVRYNKTSKSTEADSLSNGDVKRRIDRENGTETSRKRSKGRKRKSKF; encoded by the exons ATGTCCTTAGGCTATGCAGAGAAGCTTTCGTACATAGAAGATGTGGGCAAAGTGGGAATGACGGAATATTTCGACCCACCACACGTTTTGCAAGAAAAG GTTGAACGTCTTGCCATGTTGTTAAAGAAG AGTAAGCATCTAGTAGTGTTTACAGGTGCAGGAATATCAACTTCTTGTGGTATACCAGATTTTCGAGGTCCAAAGGGAATATGGACACTTCAG CGTGAAGGTAAGGCCTTGCCTGAAGCATCACTGCCATTTCATCGTGCAATGCCAAGCTTGACTCACATGGCTTTGGTTGAACTGGAGAGGGCTGGTATACTGAAGTTTGTTATTAGCCAG AATGTTGATGGCCTCCATCTTCGGTCTGGAATACCAAGGGAGAAACTTGCTGAGTTACATGGGAACTCCTTCATGGAAACCTGCTCTTCTTGTGGGATCGA GTATTTGCGGGATTTTGAAGTGGAAACTATAGGATTGAAGGAGACCTCAAGACGCTGTTCTGATAATAAATGTGGGGCGAGACTTAAGGATACTGTTCTTGACTGGGAG GATGCATTGCCTAAAAAGGAGATGAATCTGGCTGAGAAGCACTGCAGGATGGCTGATGTTGTCTTATGTTTGGGGACAAG TTTGCAGATCACCCCGGCATGCAACCTGCCTCTGAAATCACTTCGTGGTGGGGGAAAGATTGTAATTGTTAACCTTCAG AAAACTCCAAAGGACAAGAAAGCAAGTTTGGTGATCCATGGGCTTGTAGATAAG GTTATTTTAGGTGCAATGGACGTGCTTAATATGCAGATCCCTCCATTTGTCAGGATTGATCTTTTTCAGATCATTCTAACTGAAGCCTTGAGTATAG ATAAGAAGTACGTGAACTGGACCCTCCGGGTTGCAAGTGTACATGGACAGAAAGCTCCATTGCCATTCATTAAATCCGTTGAG GTCTCCTTCTTAGACTCACAAGACTATAAAGCTGCCATTCTAGATAAAGAACCATTTCAATTGAAAAG GAGAACCTTACAAACGAAATCATTTGAAATGGTTTTGAAATTCAACTTCAGCGATGGGTGTGGTTGCTCAAGCACAGAAATTAATATCCCTATTGATTTTCAG GTTCCAGCAGATTGTTTTAGACTTGATAGGGATGCCATATTTCAAAAGCTCAGAGAGACGGCGATTCAAGATTCATGCTGTGGGCAGAATGCAGTTATTGAGAAAAAGACCATCTTGTCTCCAAATAGCGAGGTTACTGTCTATGCCATTATAACCAACATTGTTCGGTATAACAAGACCTCTAAATCCACCGAGGCTGATTCTCTGAGCAACGGGGATGTTAAAAGGCGAATAGACAGAGAAAATGGTACAGAAACATCAAGAAAGAGATCGAAAGGGCGCAAGCGTAAATCCAAATTTTAA
- the LOC107433598 gene encoding NAD-dependent protein deacetylase SRT1 isoform X3, which translates to MDTSVQREGKALPEASLPFHRAMPSLTHMALVELERAGILKFVISQNVDGLHLRSGIPREKLAELHGNSFMETCSSCGIEYLRDFEVETIGLKETSRRCSDNKCGARLKDTVLDWEDALPKKEMNLAEKHCRMADVVLCLGTSLQITPACNLPLKSLRGGGKIVIVNLQKTPKDKKASLVIHGLVDKVILGAMDVLNMQIPPFVRIDLFQIILTEALSIDKKYVNWTLRVASVHGQKAPLPFIKSVEVSFLDSQDYKAAILDKEPFQLKRRTLQTKSFEMVLKFNFSDGCGCSSTEINIPIDFQVPADCFRLDRDAIFQKLRETAIQDSCCGQNAVIEKKTILSPNSEVTVYAIITNIVRYNKTSKSTEADSLSNGDVKRRIDRENGTETSRKRSKGRKRKSKF; encoded by the exons ATGGACACTTCAG TGCAGCGTGAAGGTAAGGCCTTGCCTGAAGCATCACTGCCATTTCATCGTGCAATGCCAAGCTTGACTCACATGGCTTTGGTTGAACTGGAGAGGGCTGGTATACTGAAGTTTGTTATTAGCCAG AATGTTGATGGCCTCCATCTTCGGTCTGGAATACCAAGGGAGAAACTTGCTGAGTTACATGGGAACTCCTTCATGGAAACCTGCTCTTCTTGTGGGATCGA GTATTTGCGGGATTTTGAAGTGGAAACTATAGGATTGAAGGAGACCTCAAGACGCTGTTCTGATAATAAATGTGGGGCGAGACTTAAGGATACTGTTCTTGACTGGGAG GATGCATTGCCTAAAAAGGAGATGAATCTGGCTGAGAAGCACTGCAGGATGGCTGATGTTGTCTTATGTTTGGGGACAAG TTTGCAGATCACCCCGGCATGCAACCTGCCTCTGAAATCACTTCGTGGTGGGGGAAAGATTGTAATTGTTAACCTTCAG AAAACTCCAAAGGACAAGAAAGCAAGTTTGGTGATCCATGGGCTTGTAGATAAG GTTATTTTAGGTGCAATGGACGTGCTTAATATGCAGATCCCTCCATTTGTCAGGATTGATCTTTTTCAGATCATTCTAACTGAAGCCTTGAGTATAG ATAAGAAGTACGTGAACTGGACCCTCCGGGTTGCAAGTGTACATGGACAGAAAGCTCCATTGCCATTCATTAAATCCGTTGAG GTCTCCTTCTTAGACTCACAAGACTATAAAGCTGCCATTCTAGATAAAGAACCATTTCAATTGAAAAG GAGAACCTTACAAACGAAATCATTTGAAATGGTTTTGAAATTCAACTTCAGCGATGGGTGTGGTTGCTCAAGCACAGAAATTAATATCCCTATTGATTTTCAG GTTCCAGCAGATTGTTTTAGACTTGATAGGGATGCCATATTTCAAAAGCTCAGAGAGACGGCGATTCAAGATTCATGCTGTGGGCAGAATGCAGTTATTGAGAAAAAGACCATCTTGTCTCCAAATAGCGAGGTTACTGTCTATGCCATTATAACCAACATTGTTCGGTATAACAAGACCTCTAAATCCACCGAGGCTGATTCTCTGAGCAACGGGGATGTTAAAAGGCGAATAGACAGAGAAAATGGTACAGAAACATCAAGAAAGAGATCGAAAGGGCGCAAGCGTAAATCCAAATTTTAA
- the LOC107433691 gene encoding nuclear transcription factor Y subunit B-9-like — translation MERMGGFHRYRKHAKSSSTVLEVVQTNNTTTDDTTKTATGAGDGAGNSTTNTTNNPQEPERALVCMVREQDQYMPIANVIRIMRRILPSHAKISDDAKETIQECVSEYISFVTGEANERCQREQRKTVTAEDILWAMGKLGFDDYVQPLTLFLSRYRDSESDRTSVRVEPPAATFVRRGAAAAEYGPVQVGVHGPYVPGFHVGHYPNVFDAPASAMGGYYRDESGGAGTGSSSQNAMANFDPFAHFK, via the exons ATGGAACGTATGGGTGGCTTCCATCGCTATCGCAAGCATGCAAAATCAAGCTCCACTG TATTGGAAGTAGTGCAGACCAACAACACCACCACCGATGACACAACCAAAACCGCCACCGGTGCAGGTGACGGTGCCGGCAACTCCACCACcaacacaaccaacaacccacaAGAACCAGAACGAGCCCTAGTGTGCATGGTCCGAGAACAAGACCAGTACATGCCAATAGCCAACGTCATACGCATCATGCGCCGCATACTTCCCTCCCATGCAAAAATCTCCGACGACGCCAAGGAAACCATCCAGGAATGCGTCTCCGAGTACATTAGCTTCGTCACCGGCGAAGCCAACGAGCGGTGCCAGCGCGAGCAGCGCAAGACCGTCACCGCCGAAGACATCCTCTGGGCAATGGGGAAGCTCGGCTTCGACGACTACGTGCAGCCGCTCACTCTCTTCCTCAGCCGCTACCGTGACTCCGAGAGCGACCGTACAAGTGTTCGTGTTGAGCCTCCCGCCGCTACTTTTGTGAGGCGCGGTGCTGCTGCTGCTGAATATGGGCCTGTTCAAGTTGGGGTCCATGGGCCTTATGTTCCGGGTTTTCATGTGGGTCATTACCCGAATGTGTTTGATGCTCCGGCTTCTGCAATGGGTGGGTATTATAGGGATGAGTCGGGTGGTGCTGGAACTGGATCTTCTTCTCAGAATGCTATGGCTAATTTTGACCCTTTTGCTCACTTTAAGTGA